The Amycolatopsis jiangsuensis nucleotide sequence CTTGCCGGACGCGGTGCCGGTGGACACCACCACGTGCGCGCCTTCGCGGGCAAGGCAGGCCGCCTCGACCTGGTGCCGCCACGGTTTTCCGACGCCCCCGGCGGCGAGGGCATCCACCACCTCGGGCGCCGCCCACTCCGGCCACGGCGCGAAGCCGGCCGCCCGCGCCGGCACCCGCGTGACGTGCGTGACCGGGTTCTCCCGTGCCGGGATCCCGGCCGTGACCCGGTCCAGCAGCCTCCGTCCGCGTTCGCCCACCACGTGCCGAAGCTTCGCACAGAGCACCGACAAAACCGCCCGGTGATCGATCCAGTGACCAATCACACAAGGTCACAGAACGTACTCCGGCCGGGACGCGTTGCAGGACGCCGGAGCACTACCAATACACTCCCGCAATCCACACCCTCTGTGGTGAGCGTCATGTGAGTCACGCGTCGCAGCGCGGCTAGCGTGTCGCTCGGCACAGATCCACGCCAGCGCAGGCACGCCGGGGACGACGGGTCCGCGCTGGCCAAACGGCGTTTCCCAGGAGGACGAATGTCCCGGCAGTTCCTCGCGGAGAGCGGCATCACGCTCTCCGGGGGTGGCTACACCATCGTCGGTGTGGTCGCCGTGGTCGCCCTTGTCGCGCTGGTCATCGGCTACGTCCTGCTCAAGGAGGTGCTGGCCGCGGGCCAGGGCACCGCCAAGATGCAGGACATCGCCAAGGCAGTGCAGGAAGGTGCGGCCGCATACCTGAAGCGACAGCGCAACACCCTCGGCATCTTCGGTGTCGTGGTGTTCCTGCTGCTGTTCGCGCTCCCCGCCGACGACTGGAACGAACGGATCGGCCGCTCGATCTTCTTCCTGGTCGGCGCGGTGTTCTCGTTCGCCATCGGGTACCTCGGCATGTGGCTGGCGACGCAGGCGAACCTGCGGGTCGCCGCCGCCTCGCGCGAGGAGGGCGGTCGTGAGATCGCGATGCGCGTGGCGTTCCGCACCGGCGGCGTGGTCGGCATGATCACCGTCGGTCTCGGCCTCTTCGGTGCCGCCGTGGTGGTGCTGGTCTACACCGGCCAGGCCCCGAAGGTGCTGGAGGGCTTCGGGTTCGGCGCCGCGCTGATCGCCATGTTCATGCGTGTCGGCGGCGGTATCTTCACCAAGGCCGCGGACGTCGGTGCGGACCTGGTCGGCAAGGTGGAGCAGGGCATTCCCGAGGACGACCCGCGCAACGCCGCGACGATCGCGGACAACGTGGGCGACAACGTCGGTGACTGCGCCGGCATGGCCGCGGACCTCTTCGAGTCCTACGCGGTGATGCTCGTCGCCGCGCTGATCCTGGGCAGCTCCGCGTTCGGCGTGCACGGCCTGATCTTCCCGCTCATCGTGCCCGCGATCGGCGTGATCACCGCGGTGATCGGCGTCTACATCACCAAAGCACGCAAGGGCGAGGGTGGTCTGGTCACGATCAACCGCTCGTTCTACATCTCCGCGGTGATCTCCGCGGTGCTGTCGGCCATCGCCGCCTTCGTGTACCTGCCGGGCAGCTTCGCCGACTTCGGCGCCGAGTTCGCGGACAACAGCGGAAACCCGGCTGTGATCGCGACGATCTCGGTGATCATCGGCATCGTGCTGGCGGCGGTCATTCTCAAGATCACCGGGTACTACACCGGAACCGAGTACAAGCCGGTGAAGGACGTCGGCAAGACCTCGGAAACCGGCCCGGCCACGGTGATCCTGTCCGGTATCTCGGTCGGCTTCGAGTCCGCTGTGTACACCGCTCTGGTGATCGGCGCCGCCGTGTTCGGTGCCTACCTGCTGGGTGGCGGCGTCGCGCTGTTCGCCGTGGCGCTGGCCGGAACCGGCCTGCTGACCACGGTCGGCGTCATCGTCGCGATGGACACCTTCGGTCCGGTCTCGGACAACGCGCAGGGCATCGCGGAGATGTCCGGTGACGTCGACGAGAAGGCCGCAGGCATCCTCACCGAACTGGACGCGGTCGGCAACACCACCAAGGCGATCACCAAGGGCATCGCGATCGCGACCGCGGTGCTCGCGGCCACGGCGCTGTTCGGTTCCTACTCCGACGCGATCACGAAGGCAGTGGGCACCACGGGTTCGTTCGTCGCGAACATCGTCAGCCCGGCCACCCTGGTCGGCGTCATCGTCGGTGCGGCTGTGGTGTTCCTGTTCTCCGGTCTCGCCGTCAGCGCGGTTTCCCGCGCGGCCGGTGCGGTGGTGTACGAGGTGCGCCGCCAGTTCCGCGAGATCGCCGGGATCATGGAGGGCACCACGCGGCCCGAGTACGGCAAGGTCGTGGACATCGTGACCCGCGACTCGCTGCGGGAGCTGGCCACGCCCGGTCTGCTCGCGGTGTTCGCCCCGATCGCGGTGGGCTTCGGCCTTGGCACCGGTGCGCTGGCCGGTTACCTGGCCGGTGCGATCGCGACCGGCACTCTGATGGCGATCTTCCTCGCCAACTCCGGTGGTGCCTGGGACAACGCCAAGA carries:
- a CDS encoding sodium-translocating pyrophosphatase; this encodes MSRQFLAESGITLSGGGYTIVGVVAVVALVALVIGYVLLKEVLAAGQGTAKMQDIAKAVQEGAAAYLKRQRNTLGIFGVVVFLLLFALPADDWNERIGRSIFFLVGAVFSFAIGYLGMWLATQANLRVAAASREEGGREIAMRVAFRTGGVVGMITVGLGLFGAAVVVLVYTGQAPKVLEGFGFGAALIAMFMRVGGGIFTKAADVGADLVGKVEQGIPEDDPRNAATIADNVGDNVGDCAGMAADLFESYAVMLVAALILGSSAFGVHGLIFPLIVPAIGVITAVIGVYITKARKGEGGLVTINRSFYISAVISAVLSAIAAFVYLPGSFADFGAEFADNSGNPAVIATISVIIGIVLAAVILKITGYYTGTEYKPVKDVGKTSETGPATVILSGISVGFESAVYTALVIGAAVFGAYLLGGGVALFAVALAGTGLLTTVGVIVAMDTFGPVSDNAQGIAEMSGDVDEKAAGILTELDAVGNTTKAITKGIAIATAVLAATALFGSYSDAITKAVGTTGSFVANIVSPATLVGVIVGAAVVFLFSGLAVSAVSRAAGAVVYEVRRQFREIAGIMEGTTRPEYGKVVDIVTRDSLRELATPGLLAVFAPIAVGFGLGTGALAGYLAGAIATGTLMAIFLANSGGAWDNAKKLVEDGNHGGKGSDAHDATVIGDTVGDPFKDTAGPAINPLIKVMNLVSVLIAPAVVTLSVGGGANTTWRIVIALVAVAVVVAAIVVSKRRGTVIADTPAPANAA